From the genome of Reinekea thalattae:
AGCCCCATAAAAAAATAATGGCTAAGCCTAGCAGCAAATCTTTTGGCGTCATCGGTAATCCTCAATTTTTACAGCAAGAGTCCGTGACTCTAAAGCAACAGCAAGCACATTCCTATGCACAGTTTTTAATAAAAGCCATACGTACAGATATTTAAATGCATCAGATTTTTTAGCTGTCGTTTAAACTTTAGATTTAACTTTAACTTTGCATTAGGCGTTATTTTTCTCGCTTTTCTCGCGGCCTAAAAATATGCGGCTGATCTTTATCGTATAGATAGGAATCCTGAAAATCGGTATCGCCTAACACATGGCCAACTAAAATTAATGACGTACGGGTGAGCTTTTTATCACGTACTTTTTTAACAATATCTTTTAGTGTGCCGGTTACCTTATCTTGGTCTGGCCATGAGGTCCGGTAACAAACTGCCACTGGGCAGTCTTCGCCGTAATGCGGAATCAGTTCATCAACGATTTTATGAATGCGAGTAATACCCAAATGAATGGCTAGAGTTGCACCACTGGCTGCCAGCGCTGGTAATCGTTCACGTTCTGGAAACGGCGTTTTCCCTTCATAGCGAGTCATAATAATGGTTTGCGAAACACCAGAAAGTGTTAGCTCTTTACCTAACCAAGCAGCCGAAGCCGATGTCGCAGTAACACCAGGAATAATTTGGTAATCGATTCCTAACTGTTCTAACTGACGAATCTGTTCGCCAATAGCGCCGTACAAAGAAGGGTCTCCAGAATGTACGCGAGCAACATCCTTACCCTGCTCGTGTGCCTGTTTAATGTGCTCAATAATAGCGACAAGATCCAGTGGCGCGGTATCGATAATGCATTCGGCACTGTCTTCAACCTCGGCAAAAATTTCACGCGGTACCAGTGATCCGGCATATAAAATAATCGGGCATTGCTGAATGCGCTTTAACGCCTTAACAGTAATGAGTTCTGGGTCACCTGGACCTGCGCCAATAAAATAAACGGTCATAATTTTTTACTGTAACCTCTCGGTGTATAAACCCATTCTTTATTACCATTCAAGATATGGCGTGACTCGCTATTACCAACGCTGACTAGGGTGAACATATCAACGTCGTCGGCGTGCAGTTTTTCTAACGTAGTAATGGTAATGCTTTCATCTTCACGTGTTAGCTGTCGGCCAATTAAAACCGGCGTACTTGCTGGACGATACTGCAATAGGATGTCGCGAGCAGTATTAATTTGCCAGTCGCGCTTTTTCGATTTTGGGTTATAAAAAGACACCACAAAATCGCCCTGACCACAGGCGTGCAAACGCTTTTCGATGGTCTGCCACGGCGTTAATAAGTCAGATAATGAGATAGTACAAAAATCATGTCCAAGCATTGCACCAACACGGCTAGCACCGGCTTGCATGGCAGAAATCCCCGGTACAACCTCGATCTCAACATCTAACCATTGCGGGTTTTGTTCATTGCCTTGTAGTTGTTGATCGAGTAACTCAAACACCAAGGTTGCCATGGCATAAATGCCAATATCACCACTGGAAATTAGCGCGGTGGTTTTGCCTTGCGCTGCTAGATCGAGTGCTAAACGAGCACGACCGATTTCTTCACCTAAGGGTAAGTCGTGATGCTTTTTGCCATCACACAACTCGCCTAATAAATCCAAATACAAACCGTAAGCGACAAGGTCAGTGCTTTTTTCAATGGCTGCGCTTGCTTTGGGTGTTAATAGTTGTTTATCTCCTGGGCCAACGCCGAGGACGTATAAAGTACTCATAATTTCTCGTTTATTTAAATAGCATTTTTTAAGTTAACTAACTGGGTATTCGGTTCATTTGTCATTGCGCACAGCATGACATTGGTTCAGCTTTATTCATCCAAAAAACACCGCGCAATGGCAACTGTCGCCTTCGGTGTTTTAATTTTATTCAGCACTAACTCAGTATTATTGAGCTTCTGCTGATTTGAGTCGCTAGACACTGCCGCCATAGCCGCGACCAATGCGGCAGACTCAGCGACACCGTAAACGCCGACAGTGTTGTAAACGTATTCTGAGCGAGTACTCAACAGCGGCTCTACAACCTTGAGCCTGTCAACATCAAAGGTTTGGTATGGCAGTTTTAGGTCATCTGCCAATTCAATCAGGCCTTGCTCATCTGCCTTAATATCAATGCTATTTAGGCTGTTGATATCTGCCAATTTCAAATTGGTTTGCGTTAAAGCCTGCTGAAACAGCTCTGCCAAATGTTCTTTGGAGCAGCCTCGCTCACAGCCCATGCCAACGGCGTACACAGGTTTTAAATAGCCCTTTGCCGTGGTTAACACCAGCTGCGCTTGTAACTGTTCTGCAAGCCGTTGCGCCCAAGCATTGGCACCGCCTTCATGACCAGACAACAGTGGGATCACAAACTGGCCCTGCTCATCTAACACCAATACCGGCGGATCAGTAAGCTTGCTCTGCAACACTGGCGCCAAAGTACGCACAGCAATGCCAGTGGCACAAATTAAAATTAACGCATCGCCTTGCTGAAAAGCCGTTTGCACTTGCTGCGCAAAGGGTTTGGCATTAGCAAGGTGCTCGCTGTTCTCGACTAGGTCGACAAGACGTTCTGCCAAACGAGCGCCGCTGGCGGTTAACGAAAATATTTTAATCGGACGATTCATCTCGCCTGCTTTCCTTGTGTACTAAGAGCGATCACGCTGCGACGGAATAACCACAAACAATGAAAAGTAAGGCCCGCGCTTTGGATCAAGCTGAGTGATGTCGTCAGCGATAAATTCGTTTTCACGCGATATATTTTCTAGGTAGTGCGCTTCGTGACTGCGCCCTGCTTTAGCTAAGGCATTTAAAATAGTTTGCCGCTCTTTACCTGCTTTCATGATCACGACACTGTCGTGTGTTTTAAGCACTTCGGTTAGCGCTGCTTCATCGTGACGGCCAGAAGCCACGGCAAATGATTCGCGTAATAAAGTTAGCGGTTTTTTAATCGCTGCCGAGGCTGCATTTACCGAGCTAATACCAGGCACCACTTGGCAGCTGATACGACTTTCTAGCCGCTCTAACAGGTAACCGAATGAACCAAAAAACAATGGATCACCTTCACAAATAAACACCACCTTTTTACCGACAGTGACCAGCGTTTGTATTTTTTCGGCGGCTAAATCGTAAGCGGAATTTGCCGCTTCACGACCAATAAACATATTGACGGCGATCGGCAATTCAAGCTGCTCTTTCGTTTCGCCCTGCGCCAATTCGTTAACGTAAGACTGCCAAATATGACGACTGGTTGACTCGCCCTGCTCATTGCAAATATAGGCAATGACATCGGCCTCGTTAATGCAACGCGCCGCCTTTAATGTCATTAATTCTGGATCGCCTGGGCCTACGCCGACGCCAATAAAATTCCCTTGCATACTTACCTCTGTACTTTTTAATTGAGGACTTAAAACTTAATTGAGGACTTAAAAACTCACCACGAACTAACAACCTGCTGTGCTAAGTTAAACCCATAAACTGGCTACACTAAAAAATCGCCCAGCGCCGCAGCAATATCGGTATTAGATCGTTTAACCAATTTAAAGATTTCGACCGGTAACTTAGCTTGGTACTGCAATGCACTAGTTGTGTTTTGATCAGCCATTATCGAGCCCCGCTTAACCGCTAACTCGACCGATTCAACATCCGCGAGCTTTTGTGCAGCCAAGCGCTGGCAAAAATCAGCCAAGCATTGCTTGGTGCTGGCAATCACCGCGCTGCCAACCAAAACACCACCTAGCGGCAAGGCTTGCCAGCTGGTGTATAAAATAGACGCCAACTCGCCATCACTGCCGCCAACAAAAACCTTGCTCGGAGCGGCTAAATTTTTTAATGCCGCTGGCGCTTTACCTTCGACAACGGTGAGGTTTTTCACCACGCCAAATTTTTCGCGATTATGTCGCAAATACGCCAAACGCTCAGGTTGATATTCCACCGCCTGCACCTCGGCCTCAGGGTTCCAATAACTTAATTCGACCGCGACTCCGCCACAGCCAGCACCGACATCCCAAATCACATCACCGATACTCGGCTGTAAGTAAGATAAAATCAGTAAACGAACTTCTCGCTTACTGATCATGCCTTTGCCTGCTTCGGCACCGGTTTCAAAAAGCTCATCGGCAATACCCGGCGCTTGTGGTAGCCAGCCCGGGCCTTGTACCTCTATTACGCACACCAAAAGATCACCAAACAGCTGCGGCTTTTCAAGCAACTCTCTAACAGTAAAACACCGACTTCGACTGTTGGCACCGCCTAGGTTTTCGTGCACATGCAAAACAGAATCGGTAAAGCCAGTTTCGGCACACTGCTGTGCTAATGCATTCGGATTACTGTGCTGGTCAGTCAACACAACGAGCTTAGCCTTCGCTTTCAGCCACGGCCGTAAACTTAATAATGGCCGCCCATGCAAACTTACTACTTTTACATCTTGCAGCGATAAACCCTGCTGATGACAAGCCGCCTGAATACTACTGACCGCAGGATAAAAACCAATACTGGCAGACTCTGGTTTATTCAGTTTTAACCATTTACCGACGCCATAAAAGAGCGGATCACCGGAGGCGACAACAACAACTTGGCGCGGCTGTTTTTCAGACTCAAGCTGTGACTGCTGTTTCGGCTCTTGTTTCGATTCTTGTTGCGATTCCTGCTCAGTTAACGCCTGCGTTAAATCCGATAATGCATCGACTTGGACAAATTTATTTTTGCTGACAATAGCAGACAGCAAAGCCTGATGCCGCTGCCAACCAAAAACGACATCGGCATCAATCAACGCCTGTTGCGCTTCGCGACTCAAATCTGCCGGCACACTGACACCTAAGCCAACCACCTTAATCTGTAGTGTTGTCATTAATACAGCTCACCTGAGTTACAACGCAGTAAAGCATTGCAGCTGGCAGAAGCGACTGCACTGCCACCTTCTCGGCCAAGCAGCGTGATGCATTCAACACCTAAGGTTTGATGATGCGACCACAGTGCCTGTTTGGATTCCTGCGCACCGACAAAGCCAACTGGCATGCCGATAATTAACGCTGGCTTATCGGCGCCAGAGGCGATCATTTCGAGCAATTTAAATAACGCCGTTGGCGCATTGCCAATAATAACGATTGAGCCTGCTAAGTTTTCTTGCCAAAGATCTAATGCCGCCATGGTGCGCGTCT
Proteins encoded in this window:
- a CDS encoding cobalt-precorrin 5A hydrolase, encoding MNRPIKIFSLTASGARLAERLVDLVENSEHLANAKPFAQQVQTAFQQGDALILICATGIAVRTLAPVLQSKLTDPPVLVLDEQGQFVIPLLSGHEGGANAWAQRLAEQLQAQLVLTTAKGYLKPVYAVGMGCERGCSKEHLAELFQQALTQTNLKLADINSLNSIDIKADEQGLIELADDLKLPYQTFDVDRLKVVEPLLSTRSEYVYNTVGVYGVAESAALVAAMAAVSSDSNQQKLNNTELVLNKIKTPKATVAIARCFLDE
- the cobJ gene encoding precorrin-3B C(17)-methyltransferase, whose amino-acid sequence is MSTLYVLGVGPGDKQLLTPKASAAIEKSTDLVAYGLYLDLLGELCDGKKHHDLPLGEEIGRARLALDLAAQGKTTALISSGDIGIYAMATLVFELLDQQLQGNEQNPQWLDVEIEVVPGISAMQAGASRVGAMLGHDFCTISLSDLLTPWQTIEKRLHACGQGDFVVSFYNPKSKKRDWQINTARDILLQYRPASTPVLIGRQLTREDESITITTLEKLHADDVDMFTLVSVGNSESRHILNGNKEWVYTPRGYSKKL
- the cobI gene encoding precorrin-2 C(20)-methyltransferase, with the protein product MQGNFIGVGVGPGDPELMTLKAARCINEADVIAYICNEQGESTSRHIWQSYVNELAQGETKEQLELPIAVNMFIGREAANSAYDLAAEKIQTLVTVGKKVVFICEGDPLFFGSFGYLLERLESRISCQVVPGISSVNAASAAIKKPLTLLRESFAVASGRHDEAALTEVLKTHDSVVIMKAGKERQTILNALAKAGRSHEAHYLENISRENEFIADDITQLDPKRGPYFSLFVVIPSQRDRS
- the cbiE gene encoding precorrin-6y C5,15-methyltransferase (decarboxylating) subunit CbiE; protein product: MTTLQIKVVGLGVSVPADLSREAQQALIDADVVFGWQRHQALLSAIVSKNKFVQVDALSDLTQALTEQESQQESKQEPKQQSQLESEKQPRQVVVVASGDPLFYGVGKWLKLNKPESASIGFYPAVSSIQAACHQQGLSLQDVKVVSLHGRPLLSLRPWLKAKAKLVVLTDQHSNPNALAQQCAETGFTDSVLHVHENLGGANSRSRCFTVRELLEKPQLFGDLLVCVIEVQGPGWLPQAPGIADELFETGAEAGKGMISKREVRLLILSYLQPSIGDVIWDVGAGCGGVAVELSYWNPEAEVQAVEYQPERLAYLRHNREKFGVVKNLTVVEGKAPAALKNLAAPSKVFVGGSDGELASILYTSWQALPLGGVLVGSAVIASTKQCLADFCQRLAAQKLADVESVELAVKRGSIMADQNTTSALQYQAKLPVEIFKLVKRSNTDIAAALGDFLV
- the cobM gene encoding precorrin-4 C(11)-methyltransferase — its product is MTVYFIGAGPGDPELITVKALKRIQQCPIILYAGSLVPREIFAEVEDSAECIIDTAPLDLVAIIEHIKQAHEQGKDVARVHSGDPSLYGAIGEQIRQLEQLGIDYQIIPGVTATSASAAWLGKELTLSGVSQTIIMTRYEGKTPFPERERLPALAASGATLAIHLGITRIHKIVDELIPHYGEDCPVAVCYRTSWPDQDKVTGTLKDIVKKVRDKKLTRTSLILVGHVLGDTDFQDSYLYDKDQPHIFRPREKREK